Proteins from a genomic interval of Aquila chrysaetos chrysaetos chromosome 20, bAquChr1.4, whole genome shotgun sequence:
- the GLT8D1 gene encoding glycosyltransferase 8 domain-containing protein 1: protein MTLRKVNISILVVAVVIFLLVLHHNFLGLSDFLKRELSDSNPLGLQPIDFIPAVPQRLADERNDKEISVVIAASDERLGGAIAAMNSIYRHTKSNVVFYIVTLNDTVDHLRLWLSNTALKNLRYRILDFDPRVLEGKVQVDPQKADTLKPLTFARFYLPNLVPHAEKAIYVDDDIIVQDDILELYNTPLKPGHAAAFSDDCDSTTNKVAVRGAGNQYNYIGFLDYKKETIRKLAMKANTCSFNPGVFVANLTEWKLQNITKQLEKWMALNVAEELYSRSLAGSITTPPLLIVFYKQHSSIDPMWNVRHLGSSAGKRYSPQFVKAAKLLHWNGHFKPWGRTASYAEVWEKWYVPDPTGKFSLLRRHSEAYEAK, encoded by the exons atgacattaagGAAag TGAACATTTCCATCCTTGTAGTGGCTGTTGTCATATTTTTGCTAGTTCTTCATCATAACTTCCTAGGCCTCAGTGACTTCTTGAAACGGGAATTGTCAG ATTCAAATCCATTAGGACTTCAGCCTATAGATTTCATACCTGCAGTTCCCCAGAGGCTGGCAGATGAAAGGAATGATAAGGAGATTTCTGTGGTCATTGCAGCATCAGATGAGAGGCTTGGGGGTGCAATTGCAGCCATGAACAGTATTTACCGTCACACCAAATCCAACGTGGTTTTCTATATTGTTACTTTGAATGATACTGTGGATCACTTGAG GCTGTGGCTAAGTAACACTGCTCTGAAAAATTTGAGATACCGAATTTTGGATTTTGACCCTCGTGTCTTAGAAGGGAAAGTACAAGTGGATCCTCAAAAGGCAGACACCTTAAAACCA tTAACCTTTGCAAGATTCTACTTGCCCAATTTGGTACCTCATGCAGAGAAGGCCATCTATGTGGATGATGATATAATAGTGCAAG ATGATATTCTTGAACTTTACAACACTCCATTGAAACCTGGAcatgcagctgcattttcagatgATTGTGACTCAACCACTAATAAAGTTGCTGTCCGTGGAGCAGGCAATCAG tataaTTATATTGGGTTTCTGGattacaaaaaagaaaccatcCGAAAGCTTGCCATGAAAGCCAACACCTGCTCTTTCAATCCAGGAGTTTTTGTTGCCAACTTGACAGAATGGAAATTGCAGAACATCACTAAGCAATTGGAGAAGTGGATGGCACTTAATGTAGC AGAAGAACTTTACAGTAGGAGTCTGGCTGGCAGCATCACGACACCTCCACTGCTAATTGTATTTTACAAGCAACATTCCAGTATTGATCCCATGTGGAATGTCCGTCATCTCG gGTCTAGTGCTGGAAAAAGGTACTCTCCTCAGTTTGTGAAAGCTGCCAAGCTGCTCCATTGGAATGGACATTTCAAACCATGGGGAAGAACAGCTTCATATGCTGAAGTCTGGGAGAAGTGGTATGTCCCTGACCCTACAGGCAAGTTCAGCCTGCTCCGCAGACATTCAGAAGCCTATGAAGCAAAGTAG
- the SPCS1 gene encoding signal peptidase complex subunit 1, with product MAAQGDGGAGRAEAEAEAQARGGGGAEPMAEAGGGHGGLTEDGAERRGRVSGQLSSRLPVLLQRGGRRAEQRYPPSRPAAAAASSLVDRESRQPSRGPGEESGDAYDKKQDEDREAPLSAAAAMLNIFRSIPTQMDYKGQKLAEQIFQGIILVSAIIGFIYGYITEQFGWTVYIVMAGFALSCLLTLPPWPMYRRNPLKWLPVQESGTEEKKPADRKPKRHAKS from the exons ATGGCGGCGCAGGGCgacggcggcgcggggcgggctGAGGCTGAGGCCGAGGCCCaggcccggggcggcggcggcgcggagccgATGGCTGAGGCGGGAGGAGGCCACGGCGGGCTGACGGAGGACGGGGCGGAGCGAAGGGGGCGTGTTTCCGGCCAGCTCAGCAGCCGCCTTCCGGTCCTGCTTCAGCGGGGTGGGCGCCGTGCTGAGCAGCGGTACCCGCCGagccggcccgccgccgccgccgcctcctcgcTGGTCGACAGGGAGAGCCGGCAGCCATCGCGGGGCCCCGGCGAGGAAAGCGGAGACGCCTACGACAAGAAGCAGGACGAGGACCGGGAGGCGCCGctctccgccgccgccgccatgctGAACATCTTCCGCTCCATCCCCACGCAGATG GACTACAAGGGCCAAAAATTagcagaacagatttttcaagGAATCATTCTTGTCTCTGCA ataaTTGGTTTCATTTATGGATACATCACTGAACAGTTTGGATGGACTGTCTACATAGTTATGGCTGGATTTGCTTTATCATGTTtg CTAACCCTCCCTCCGTGGCCTATGTACCGCCGCAATCCTCTGAAGTGGCTACCCGTCCAAGAgtcaggaacagaagaaaagaagccagCAGACAGAAAGCCAAAGAGACATGCTAAAAGCTAA